The Duganella sp. BuS-21 sequence TGGTTTTCATGATGGTTCTCCAGAATCGTTAAAGGGATGTCTGCGGGCGGCGCTTAGCGGCGCGCCATGACCAGGGTGTTGGCGGGCAGCTTGCCGGCCACCGACAGCTTTTCGAAGTTGGCAATGCCCACGGTTGCGCCTTGCTCGCGGAACTCGAAGCGGGCGCCGCTGTCGGTGACGAAGGCGCTGCGCGAGACCGGATAGATGCGCACGCGCTCGCCGTCATCAAGCTGGGTGTAGTAGTGGTTCATACGCGCGCTGAAGGCCACGCGCTGGCCGTTCTCAAGCTGGTAGCTACTCTTGAAATCGTGGAAGTCCTGCTCCACCATGTGATAGCGCTGTGGCGACTTGGACGTAATCTGCACGCTGAGATCGTCGGCGTGGGCGAGGGACAGGGACGACAGGGCGAGCGAGGCCGCGATGCCAATCAGGATCGTTTTCATAGGTATGCTCCATAAGTTGTGTGCTGAACTACTACCGGGAGCCACCGCTGTCATCTTCAATTCAGCGGTAGACATGATCAGATTAACAAAGCCCCCCGGCAAATATCCTGCGCATGCGACGAGCGGTCAAAGCACGCGCACCAACTGCAAAAAAACCGGCATGGACGGTGCCGGCACCGCATCTGTTGCGCATCGCGGCTTTTTGTGGGGGCCAAGTGATACAAAAGCCGCTACGGCGGCTATAGTTGCGCAATGAATGCATTGCCGTACGGCAGCATTAGATACCCCTCCGGCCGCGCCCCCAGTCTGCGCGCCGGTCACGGCGGCCCTGGCTGCTGCGCCCTACCCCCGCGCTCGGCCCTGGCAGCGTGCCTCTCTGGATGGCATCATGTTCACTTTGTACAAACTTCAATCCGCCCTGCGGAACAACTACGTCCGCTTCGCCTTGCTGGCGATCACCGTCAGCCTGGCGATCGTGCTCGGCCTGCGCGCCGAAGTAGCACAGGACGGCAGCCCGGTGCTGCGCACCCAGGACATCGCCCAGATCACGGCGCTGCCGGCCAAGCGCGCCCAGCTGGAATACCTGCTGGTGGCGGCGCCGCAATCGGAAGCGCCGCGCTACATCATCAAGCTCAAGAACGAAGCCACGCTGTACGTGGTGAAAGTGCCGGGCACCACGCACCTGAGCCTGGAGCGCGAAGTCCTGCTGCGCAACAACATCCCCTACGCCATCGCGCGCGACGACTATCTGGCCTCGCACAAGGCGGTGATGCTGGATGACGACGTCAGCAAACTGGCCAAGGTCGGCGCCTTCCTGTCGCGCCATGTGCTCGACATCCTGCTGATCGGCCTGGCGCTGTTCCTGCTGCGCAACGGCCTGCCGGGCACGGGCGTGAACGCCACCGTGCTGACGCCGGACCAGCTGGGCGGCAGCATGGACGACCTGATCGGCATGGAAGACATCAAGCAGGAAGTGCTGCACCTGGAAGACATGATCCGCAACCGCGCGCTGTACAAGGAACACGACATCGACAAGCCGTTCAACGTCATGCTGACGGGGCCGGCGGGCACGGGCAAGACCAAGCTGGCCGGCTACCTGGCCAAGCGCCTCAACATCCCGCTGATCCAGGCGTCGGGCTCGGCGCTGGAATCGGGCTACATCGGCGGCGGCTCGAAAGCGCTGCACGCGCTGCACCGCAAGGCTTGCGCGCGCGAAAGCTGCATCATCTTCCTCGACGAAGCGCAAAGCCTGTTCATGCCGCGCGGCCGTGGCGAAAAGAAATGGGAAGACGACACCGCCAACACCCTGCTGGGCCTGCTGGACGGCGTCCGCAGCGACAAGGGCAAGGGCGTGATCTGGGTGGTGGCCTCCAACTTCGACGACGCCACTACGCGCATGGACGAAGCCATGCTGCGCCGCTTCTCGGTCAAGATCAACTTCCGCCTGCCCAACAAGACCGAGCGCCGCGAACTGCTGCGCTCCTTCCTGGCGCGCAAGGCCGACGGCTGCGTCGACTGGGAGGATTTGCAGCTCGACCATGTTGCCGAAATCACCGCCAACCTCAGTCCGGCGGTATTGCAGACGGTGGTCGAGCGCGCCAGCATGTTGGCCATACAGGAGACCAAGGTCATCAACACCGACCTGATGTTCCGCGCCTTCGAGCGCGCCACCATCGGCCTGACCGACCGTGCCACCACGGCCGAGAAAACCCGCCAGCGCGAGCGCGTGGCCCTGCACGAGCTGGGCCACTTCTTCATGCAGATCGACCCGTGGCTGCGTGAGGGCATGACGCTGGCGGAAGTGAAGGAGCGCTCGCCGCTGCTGAAGATCTCGACCGAGTCGGTCTCCAAGCTGGGCGCGCTTGGTTATGTGCTGTCGGCGTCGGATGACGTTGCCTTGCGCACGCTGGAGGAACTGGAGCGCGACGTCATCCAACTGTACGGCGGCGTGGCGGCGGAGGAACTGTTCTACGGCGCGCGCGGCATTTCGGTAGGTAGCCAGAACGACATCGAGAAAGCGACCTCGATGCTGGATCTGATGGTCAACAAACTGTCCATGTACTCGCGCTCGAAGATCGACCACAG is a genomic window containing:
- a CDS encoding AAA family ATPase, which encodes MFTLYKLQSALRNNYVRFALLAITVSLAIVLGLRAEVAQDGSPVLRTQDIAQITALPAKRAQLEYLLVAAPQSEAPRYIIKLKNEATLYVVKVPGTTHLSLEREVLLRNNIPYAIARDDYLASHKAVMLDDDVSKLAKVGAFLSRHVLDILLIGLALFLLRNGLPGTGVNATVLTPDQLGGSMDDLIGMEDIKQEVLHLEDMIRNRALYKEHDIDKPFNVMLTGPAGTGKTKLAGYLAKRLNIPLIQASGSALESGYIGGGSKALHALHRKACARESCIIFLDEAQSLFMPRGRGEKKWEDDTANTLLGLLDGVRSDKGKGVIWVVASNFDDATTRMDEAMLRRFSVKINFRLPNKTERRELLRSFLARKADGCVDWEDLQLDHVAEITANLSPAVLQTVVERASMLAIQETKVINTDLMFRAFERATIGLTDRATTAEKTRQRERVALHELGHFFMQIDPWLREGMTLAEVKERSPLLKISTESVSKLGALGYVLSASDDVALRTLEELERDVIQLYGGVAAEELFYGARGISVGSQNDIEKATSMLDLMVNKLSMYSRSKIDHSQFKNKESDLDQVEAKADELYSYTLNSIADYRDQISELKGVLMDQYVLSKDAIFALLEQQQLAGQHA
- a CDS encoding gel scht; the protein is MKTILIGIAASLALSSLSLAHADDLSVQITSKSPQRYHMVEQDFHDFKSSYQLENGQRVAFSARMNHYYTQLDDGERVRIYPVSRSAFVTDSGARFEFREQGATVGIANFEKLSVAGKLPANTLVMARR